In Vigna unguiculata cultivar IT97K-499-35 chromosome 3, ASM411807v1, whole genome shotgun sequence, a single genomic region encodes these proteins:
- the LOC114175260 gene encoding uncharacterized protein LOC114175260 — MLFGVTNALTVFIDYMNRIFRSFLDKFVVVFIDDILIYSRTQEEHAKHLRLVLSILREKQLYAKLSKCEFWMDEVQFLGHVISAQGIVVDPTKVDAVAKWESLKSATEIRSFVGLAGYYKRFIEGFSKIVVPLT, encoded by the coding sequence ATGctttttggtgtgaccaatgctctgACTGTGTTTATAgactacatgaaccggatcTTCAGATCATTCTTGGacaagtttgtcgtagtcttcatagacgacatactTATCTACTCCAGAACTCAGGAGGAACATGCAAAACACCTGAGATTGGTGCTTAGTATTCTGAGAGAGAAACAATTATATGCTAAGTTAtccaagtgtgaattttggATGGATGAAGTGCAATTCTTAGGACATGTGATATCTGCCCAGGGAATAGTGGTGGATCCGACGAAGGTTGATGCAGTGGCTAAGTGGGAAAGTCTCAAGTCAGCAACAGAGATCAGAAGCTTCGTGGGTTTAGCTGGCTACTATAAGAGATTCATAgaaggattctccaagatagtggtgCCGCTGACATAG